The Macadamia integrifolia cultivar HAES 741 unplaced genomic scaffold, SCU_Mint_v3 scaffold624, whole genome shotgun sequence DNA window CCTTGAATAGGATGTGAACGTGGAACCATTGAAGGGCCAGGTCCAAGCAAGGTATATTCTCTAGTTGTTCTAGATCATCTTCTATTGACTGGCTCAGGTATACACTTTTTTTAATGGCTGGTTGTTCCTATTAGCAACAtagttaaataaaaataaaaataattaagttAAAAACTACAATAAATCACTGGATATGAACCCAAATCCCCTCACGAGGTATATTTTGATGAACCACGAAGAAAAGATAATACCCAGGAGGTGCCAGGATAGTTGAAATTGGAGTTGTCGCGGCAAAGGCATACGCTGAATTCGAATTCTTCACAAGGGTCACATGCCCCATATTCAGCGTCAACAACCTCTGGTTATGGGAGAAAGAGTGTGTATTGAAAGATGGAGCCACCATGGTCACCATTACCGCCGTCGTATTCACCTTAGTACCACTCAACACCGAGAACCGTACTGGCAATCGTTGCCCACTTGCCCATATGTAAGCTTAGCATATGACGCCGTAGCGGTGATCGTAGGCGGTAAACTCGAAAATGCGGAATCCAGATACGCCGGAGAGAATGCTTCTAAGCTTAATTCCGTCGGAAAAAAACGCCGGTGAAGTTGTAGTACTGATGGGGATTGCTTCCTTCCACTAAAACTCGACCATCACGGAGTAAGATTGCGGTGGAATGGTACATACGTGGAATGGAAGACGGGTTTAGCACTTGGAAGCGAGACACGCTCGGGTTCCCTTCCGGCCCCGTTGATGATTAAGACTTGGCCGTTAGGGAGTAAGGTCATGTTTCCCATCACTAAAGCAAGGGCATTTTTCCATGGTCCATGTCGGATTCGGGTCAGTAATTCGGATCCTCCCACATGTGGAAAAGCCTAACAACACGGTCACCATCGTTATCTCCAACTGTTTGGATGAGAGCTCCATTGACGGAGACGGCACCGGAAGAGCACCAGGTATCGGTTAGGATCATAAGGGGCCGTATAGAATTGGTATGTATATTATACTCTACGGAGTGAGCAGTGCAGTCATGTTTGAGGGCCTCGTCATTGTTGTCATTTCGGCATTTGCCGTCGGGCAAGGAGATAGTGGAAGGGCCGAAATCGGTGCGGTCGACGATGACGACACGATCGTTGTTGAGTAGCTGCATGTGCATGGCTGATATGCCAATACTTCGCTGAAGGAGGTTCCATTGACCTTATGGAGCTACTGATGTAAGGGAGTTGAGAATGAGAatgaaagagaaacaaagaataTTGGAAGATAGAGCCATCAAGGGTAGCTGAGGGTGTTGGTCAGCTGGTCTAAGTTGAGCGTGTATGATTGGGttggccctctttaaaatgaaaaataaggtTAGGGTTGGTTCTTTCTCTAATGTTACAAGCTGTGCAGTTTAGAGAATGGACCACTCTGATCCAGACAGATGGGATCCTGTGGATTCCTTGTGTGTGGATCAAGACCATGCCAGAACTTGATTTGTACTCTTTTGTTACCAACCCAACAAGTTTGTACTCTACTCACCACCccggatcaggtcctcgtaGTATGAGAATCAGTGTTTGATCCACACACTTGAACtccactaaaaataaaaaccaattaaaataggagagaaattAAGTGGAATCCATGTGTAAATCAAATACCCTAGGAGTCTTGTACAAGAACCTAAACCAGACCCCAAAAAGGGTCCATGTTACATGTTGTGCTTTCATTGGTTCCTTGAAGGTCAAAACTGGGATGAGTTGAGTGCTCATTTAAgagaattttatttcctttattcCTGAAAGGAGAGGGTTAAAAAAAGACTTGAAACTTAAAATTACCTTTGAGGTAGCATGAAAACTGGTGGTAGTGACCCATCTATGTTCAAATCTCAAATGTATTCTCTCTTTTAATCTTGCCAGCTATTGACCAATCATCTCACTTCTAATCTTTACTTCCCAATACACACTATCACCATTTCAACTTTTCTCCAAAGGTTGCAGATGTTCCATCGTGATATTCAAATAGGATTAGATTCCGTAAAATGTGGACTTTATCTAGTAGTAGGTTTAGATTTGGTGGCCATTAATCTGATCTTGCATTTGCGTTTAAACCCACCATGAGAGCACAAACCATAACCTCCCCTTTTAGAAGATCAGAGCGAGAAAATCAAGTAGAAGGAGCTTCCACCGAGAGTTTCTCAGTCGTTTGCAAACAACCTTCTGTTCTACAGAGCTTGGATGAAAGCCCAAACCAGACCCTCTCCTTCGTTTAGCAGCGAGGGGTGTGAGAGACGGAGAGAGCCGTTTGAGAGACagagaggggtgagagagagagagtatcgtGAGTTTTAGGTTTCTTGAGAGGCCTAATCCAAATCACTCATGTGTCTAATTTGAACCTTCAAATGGACCGGTTTAGTTTACTTCAAATCAGGTTTTGGTGAAGAATCAATTAAGAACTCATCTGGACCGTTCACTAAAAGTTGGACACATATCGAGTTTTGCACAAAGAATAACATGAATTGCACGAGTTGGGAGTTGTAAAGGATTTTTATCCTACGCAAAGCCAATGGGAAAATGGGAGGAAGTGCCTCAAGATTTGTATATAGAGGGCTCActtagttaaagaggaaaaagaatgtCAAGAAGGACAGAGAGTGTACTACTACTAGTGCTCTTtgggtctttctctctctctctctctctcatcccccAATGAAGGGCAAAGATGTCATTCAATaaagggaggaaagagatagacacaggaaGGCGCTAGTGAAAGCTACACTCTCTACCAAAAGTTTGACTAAAGTTTTCATTCACCTTTGGTGATAAAAACACCCACATATCGAGGATCATAATTATGCCTCTATATGTTGAAAATCTTAGATGTTATTGTGCCCTTCTAAACTTCTTAGGAGAATTATTGTGCCTCTACGTGATAGCCATTGGAAAATAATTATCTGTTGAAGGAAAACTAGATCCCTTCTAAACTTATTGGGAGAAAAGTCTCACATCGATAACCTTTTGTCCTCTCATATACCTTAGAATCCTTCCACCCAATACATCGAGCTTTTGAATTAGACATTTATATAATATCAGAGCGGGTTTTCTCTTATCCTTGTGTAATGTTTCCAAACTTGCCACAGTTCATTTGTGCATGTGTAGGTAATTCTGTTCTACCTACACGTAAGTTGGAGTGTAAGGAAGAATTGTCACACATTGGAGTAGAATAatttccgaaaaaaaaaaataataataatacattaccTGCAACCAGATTGAgcatgaaaaaacaaaaaaagttggTAGAATTATTACAATTCTGTCCCCCTTATGCTTTGTGTTCTTCTAGGTATTTATTTTGGTACCGTAACGTGGTAAGGGGTTTTGGCTACTCCAAGCTCGGGAACGATCACTACCGGCGGTTCTCTTACCGGTTGCGTTGCGCCGCTCCCACCCAAAACAACCAACTGGAGGTAACCCTATTTCTCAGTTTCTTTTCCTGCGACTTGCAACTCAAACTCGTTCTGCAAGTGACCGACTTAGATTGGATGTTTCATTTTTGTTCATTCCATCAGTTTCAGTGTAATTATTTGCTGATTGCAGACGTACCctgatgggattttttttttctgttatttcgCTGTTTCCTGCCTTTTAGGAACACTAACTACCTGTTTCACTCAAATGGGTTCCTGTTGAATCCTTGAAGAATTCAGAAAAGAAGCTATTTTTGCGCTTAAACGAACTGCTTACTGGCCTACCCTAATGGGTATTTCGTGAATGTTTCTTCTGTCTTTGAGTAatttgtttttggtttctttcaTTTTTGGCGATACTTCTGAAACTCGGAATGTTTGAGGTATTTAAACGTTTTGGATTTTCAAGAACCTTGAACATGTTTCATGGTGTCACTCACCGTGTTAATGGAGTGCGTTACAGCTTATTCCAGAGTTTCTGTGGCATGAATGAGTCAGCCGAGCTTCCCGATTGGTTTAAATCATTGCAGGATGACAAATCTTCTTCCCTAGATCAAGAAGATGATTTTGTGCttccaaaaattattaattgGGTCAGTAATCAGAAGATTGATGACCGAAATATCAATATTAAATGTGTGTCAATTGAAACTATTGATAACGATGTCGATAAGATTAGTAGAATTCTAAAGGGTAGGTTCGGCTCACCCGATGCTGTTGTCCAAGCTTTGGGTGGTTGCAATGTTAAGGTCTCCAAGGACTTGGTCGAAAAACTATTGGAAAGGTTTAGCAATGACTGGATCTCTGCTTTTGGTTTCTTTAAGTGGGCCCAAATGCAAACGGGTTGTAGTTATTCTGCTGATATTTTCAACTTGATGGTCGACATTCTCGGAAAATCAAAGCAGTTTGATCTCGTGTGGGAATTGGTTGAGGAGATGGTTAACTTTGGTGGATTAATCTCCTTGGGAACAATTACTAAGATTATGAGAAGGCTTGCTAGAGCCGGTAGATGGAAAGATGCAATAGAGACTTTTCGTGGAATTGAACAATTTGGCATGAGAAAGGACAATTATACTATGAACTTGCTCTTGGAGGCATTGTGCAAGGAACGGAGTGTTGAGCATGCACAAGCTGCGTTTTTGGAGTTTAAGAATGAGATACCTCCTGATTCTCGTACGTTTAATATCTTGATAAACGGATGGAACAGAGCCAGGCAGATGGACAAGGCCTGGTGGACTATGGAAGAGATGAAAAGACATGGGTTTCAGCCATGTGTGGTTTCTTATACCAGTTTGATCGAAGCTTACTGCTGCGAGAAGGATTTCCGTAAGGTTTATGCTATTCTTGATGAGATGCAGGCGAAGGGATGCTCTcctaatgtcataacttatactATTATTATGCATTCTCTTGGGAAAGCAAAGGAAACACATGAAGCTGTGGAAATTTATGATAGAATGAAGAGGAATGGTTGTGTTCCGGATACTTCTTTCTACAACTCTTTGATTTACATCCTAAGCAAAGCAGGTAGATTTCAGGATGCTCGTGGCATATATGAGGAGATATCTAAGAGTGGAAATACTCCAAATGTAACGACATATAACACCTTGATCTCAGCTGCTTGCGAGCATTCACAAGAAGAAATGGCTCTAAAGCTGCttcaagaaatggaaaagaacCTCTGTAAACCTGATCTTAAAACTTATGCCCCATTATTGAAGATGTGTTGTAGAAAGAAGTGGATGAAGGTCCTTTTCTCTTTACTGAATGATATGTTTAAAAAGGACGTCAGCATTGAACTTGGAACCTATACTCTTTTGGTTCGTGGCCTTTGTAAAAGTGGAAAACTGGATCATGCTTGTTCCTTTTTTGAGGAAATAGTTTCCAAAGGACTGGTTCCTAGGGACTGCACATACAGTATGCTGGTGGAGGAACTTGGGAGAAAAAACATGGAAAAAGCAAAGGAAAGGATTCAACAATTGATGGCACAAGCAAGAAGTATGGAACAAGCAGTGAGTTCTTGTAGGACATATTCAGAAGGGATAGACTGATTACTCTTCTTAACAAATCATCCTGCTattttcctcttgattttcATCTATTTGGCAGTGTCCACGATATGCATCAAGATATTGTGATCAGAGACCTGTCTGATGTATATGTGAAAACATATTTGCATGAATATGTGAGGCCTCCTAAAAATCACTTGTGTGATAAATGAATGAATGTGATCATCTTCCGATGCAAGGTGAGCATGTGAAATATTTGATTGTAATATTGGGATtaaatttcattcttcttccatTCAAAGAAATGGACCTGCCATTTCTTGTTCTGGCGCATTTTCATCTCATTCAAGTTCTTTCACCTTTGCCCTTTTCTTTGTTATTCTTTTCACCCCTTCCCTCAACTCTTGAAATATGAGTCAGTTGTACACTACTGTTATGCTGTTAAACTTTGTTTGCACTTTACAAGCTTTTTATCACTGAGTTTTGTAGTTTCCATGGCTTCCATCTAGATTCTAATAGATAGCCATTTGTTTTTTTAACTTAAAACATTCCATAGGGTTGGGAGTGTAAGAAATTTGGAAGGTGCATTTATACGTGTATGATTCATTTGTCCAAACTACtaccgtttaacattaaacggCATCCATTTGGGTGTGCAATATGTGCCAGGTCCACCAAGTCCATTCCCAATTCTTTTGGTTCTAAATTTTGTGGAGTCAAGCTTTACCCATTACTGGGGCATCCATTTTCCTTTAACCACATGCAGTGTATAGTTTGTGTAATTACGTTTGGACTTTATTGCCACATTTCTGGTTCATTTTTGCGCTCCTGTTGTAAATTGTTTCTTTATCATGCCAATAAAGGATGCTTCtaattattatatgcaaactttCTTGctcaagaaataaaaaacaaaaaaccattcTGATTGATATTTCCACGTACAGGACCTATTGGTGGATCCATGTTAGGCAAGGGCCTCCTATCTGAAGAATTAGAGCTTAGAGATATCTACCTGTTAGAAACATATCTACACTTGACACCTAGACTAGAACGGATTGTGTTTGACCCACACTCATCTGGGAGAATTCTAATAAGCTACAACAGAAGTGGCAAGTTGCTGTAGTTTTTCTCTTTGGGCAGGGATAAACGTGAGAAAGTTTCTTTATAACACTTGAAGAAAGGAATAACCTAGTATGGAGAAGTATAATGATGACGAATTAAACCTTGTATTCATTTGTTCCTGATATTGACTCTTTAAGATTCTTTTTATATGATAATCCCTGAATCTAGGGTCACCATGAGTGCTTACTGTAAAGGCAGAGAGAGGGGAGGTTGAAATAAGCTCTCCTGGCGCCTATTTCACATTCCTCCCCTCTATATGTAAGTCTACTCAGcaaaccttatcccaaccacTGGGTGTTGGTTACACTATTCAAACTTTAAACTCTCTATTGATGGATCAAAACTACCAAACCTCATCCTAACCTAACCTTTATActaatcaaaatttgaattatagATTGATAGTGGTATTAGTTGGGTTTAATCCTATGACCTCCTGCTCTTAGATACTCTGGGTGTGGCTACGAGTTGTGTTTCATGTTTGTCGAGATTAGTAGTCTTTATTCTTTCCCATCCTGTTTGTACGGGTATTTTGGGGTGTGTTTACTTTATCAAAAGTAAGGTTGTAAGGGTCCTTTAGTCCTGTtttatactctttttttttttttNNNNNNNNNNNNNNNNNNNNGGGGTGGGGGGGATATACTTGTCCTTGTacctttccttttttgttttatttaataAGTATACTGCTCATGCTAGAAGCCTATTCCATTCTACTATGAGCTCTGGTGTTTTCTGCCTCTTCTTCTGTCCATCTCTCTGTTGATTGTTTACTGTTTTGTTACTGCTACAATGTTTATGGTAGCAGCTTGGGAGATGCCATAGTCTTGTGTGGCTTTGTGCTTCTTTGGCCCAGAGTTCTCTAATTTAGTGATCGTGAAAGTGGTTTGTTGAAGTTTCCCATGTTGTTGAGAGAGAGCTTTATGATCTGTCAATGCCTTGTTTTTGTATTCTTGTATATTTAATTCATAATGATATAT harbors:
- the LOC122069492 gene encoding pentatricopeptide repeat-containing protein At3g22670, mitochondrial-like, producing MFEVFKRFGFSRTLNMFHGVTHRVNGVRYSLFQSFCGMNESAELPDWFKSLQDDKSSSLDQEDDFVLPKIINWVSNQKIDDRNINIKCVSIETIDNDVDKISRILKGRFGSPDAVVQALGGCNVKVSKDLVEKLLERFSNDWISAFGFFKWAQMQTGCSYSADIFNLMVDILGKSKQFDLVWELVEEMVNFGGLISLGTITKIMRRLARAGRWKDAIETFRGIEQFGMRKDNYTMNLLLEALCKERSVEHAQAAFLEFKNEIPPDSRTFNILINGWNRARQMDKAWWTMEEMKRHGFQPCVVSYTSLIEAYCCEKDFRKVYAILDEMQAKGCSPNVITYTIIMHSLGKAKETHEAVEIYDRMKRNGCVPDTSFYNSLIYILSKAGRFQDARGIYEEISKSGNTPNVTTYNTLISAACEHSQEEMALKLLQEMEKNLCKPDLKTYAPLLKMCCRKKWMKVLFSLLNDMFKKDVSIELGTYTLLVRGLCKSGKLDHACSFFEEIVSKGLVPRDCTYSMLVEELGRKNMEKAKERIQQLMAQARSMEQAVSSCRTYSEGID